CACTTAATCCCGGCGGCCAGCTGCATATCGTCGATTTCGGCCAGCAGGAAGGCCTGCCGCGTTGGTTCCGCCGCATGCTGCAGGCCTGGCTTGCGAAATTCCATGTCACTCCGCGCGCCGATCTGCAGCAGGTTCTGGAAGCGCAGGCCCAGGAGCACAATGCGCGATTGTCCTTCGAAACAGTCGGCGGCGGTTACGCCTGGCGAGCGGTCATCAGCAGCAGGCGCTCATAATTCGCTTGAAACTAACCGATTTTTTACGTTGATATGATGAAAAGAGGGTTATTCCTCTGCTGGGCTCGTCATTTTCGAAGGTCAGGCTGTGGGGCAAAGAGATCATTCGGTTCACGACGGGATACCCATGCGCCGGCTTTTGTTTTGCGTTCTGCCCCTGGCCATCCTGCTGGCGGGCTGTTCCTCCTCCGGTCACGACTATCTCGAAACCGCATCGATAAAGCCGAAGACGCGTTTCCAGGACACCGATCCGCAGGATTTCGGCCCGAAGCATCCGCAGCAGAACGCGATCCACGGCATCGACATCTCCAAATGGCAGGGCGATATCGACTGGAGCACGGTGAGAAATTCCGGCGTCGCCTTCGCCTTCATCAAGGCGACGGAAGGCAAGGACAGGGTCGACCCCCGCTTCGATGAATATTGGCGCGAGGCGCGCGCCGCCGGCATCCCGCACGCCCCCTACCATTTCTATTATTTCTGCTCCTCGGCCGACGAGCAGGCCGACTGGTTCATCCGCAACGTGCCGAAGGAGGCCATGCGCCTGCCGCCGGTGCTCGACGTCGAATGGAACGCCGAATCGAAGACCTGCCGCTACCGCCCCGCCGCGGAAACCGTGCGCTCCGAAATGCAGCGTTTCATGGACCGGCTGGAGGCCTATTACGGCAAACGCCCGATTATCTACACCTCGGTCGATTTCCACCGCGACAATCTCGCCGGCTACTTCCAGGATTATCATTTCTGGGTCCGCTCGGTGGCAAAACATCCCGAGGTGACCTATTCCGACCGCCGCTGGGCCTTCTGGCAATATACCTCGACCGGCGTTATTCCTGGCATCAAGGGACCGACCGATATCAACGTCTTTGCCGGCAGCGCAAAGAACTGGAACAATTGGGTAGCCGCCGTTTCCAAGGATAGAAATTCTTAGTAACTTCTTTCAATCTTTCTTGCTTCCGTCACATTCCTCTGTGAAAGCGACGGGCATCCATTTGCTATAAGGACCGCATTCATGCACCGCTCGCTCACAAGCCGCTCTGCACTCGCCCTCCTGTTTGCCCTTACTTTTGCAGGCGGCGCGGCCGCCCAGCAGGCGCCCGCCGCCTCGGCTCCGGCAGCCCCCTGCGGCGGCGATCTGTCTGCCTTCCTCCAGGGCGTCAAGGCCGATGCGGTCGCCGCAGGCGCCAGCGCCGCAGCCGCTGACGAGGCGCTGGCCGGCGCCGAAATTGATCCTAAGGTCCTGAGCCGGGATCGCGCGCAGGGCGTCTTCAAGCAGACCTTCCTCGAATTCTCCCAGCGCACCGTCAGTCAGGCCCGCCTCGACATCGGCCGCCAGAAGATGAAGCAATATGCCGACGTCTTTGCCCGGGCCGAGCAGGAATTCGGCGTTCCCCCAGGCGTCATCACCGCCTTCTGGGCGATGGAAACCGATTTCGGCGCCGTCCAGGGCGATTTCAACACGCGCAACGCGCTGGTGACGCTATCGCACGATTGCCGCCGCCCGGAGCTCTTCCGCCCGCAGCTGATCGCCTTGATCGAGATGGTCGAGCACGGCGACCTCGACCCCGCCACCAACACCGGCGCCTGGGCCGGCGAAATCGGCCAGGTGCAGATGCTGCCGCGCGACATCATCGCCTTTGGCATGGATGGCGACGGCGACGGCCATATCCGCCTGAAGCAGAGCGGCCCGGACGCCATCCTGACGGCAGCAAAATTCATCCAGCATCTCGGTTTCGAGCGCGGCCAGCCCTGGCTGCAGGAAGTCACTGTGCCCGATAATCTGCCCTGGGAGAAGTCCGGCCTCGGCGGCACAATGAAGGCCGGCGAATGGTTCGCGCTCGGCGTCAAGCCACGCGACGGCAACACCGGCTTCGGTGATCTCGAGGGCGACCTCGTCCTGCCGCAGGGACGCATGGGGCCGGCCTTCATCGCCTATCCCAATTTCAAGATCTATCTCGAATGGAACAAGTCGTTCATCTACACGACGTCGGCGGCCTATTTCGCGACCCGCCTTTCCGGCGCCCCAACCTATCTCAAGGGCGCACCGGAACAGGGGCTCGCCAGCGACCAGATGAAGACGCTGCAGATCAAGCTGCAGTCGCTCGGCCACGATGTCGGCGAGATCGACGGCATTCTCGGTTCCGGCACGCGTATCGCGATCCAGAAGGAACAGCAGCGCTTGGGCATACCGGCCGATGGCTGGGCGACGCCTGCCCTTCTTAACGCTCTCTGATCGCCACTGACACTCCCGCCGCTCGCTTCGCAAGAAACGGGTGGCGCCGCTTACCCTCCGCGTTAAAGCATACTGGTGAGGAGCGACGCCGGGTCTAGACGATGCGGCTTTGGATGGAGGACGACGGCATGGACAGCAGAATGAGTGCCTGGATCTGGGGCCTGCTGCTCCTGCTTGGTCTTATCTGGGGCGGCTCATTTTTCTTCGCGCGCATCGCCGTCCAGCATATCCCGCCGCTGACCCTCGTCTTCCTCCGTCTGCTGCTGGCCGGGCTGGCGCTGCACATCTATATCGCCGGCCGTTTTGACATCTATTCGACCCTGAAAGCCCGCTGGCGCGAATTCCTGATCCTCGGGCTAATCAACAATGCCCTGCCGCATGCGCTGATCTTCTTCGGCCAGACCCGCATCGGCGCCGGCCTTGCGGCGATCCTGAACGCGACGACGCCGATCTGGACCGTGCTGATCGCCAATTATCTCACCTCCGACGAAAAGCTGTCCTCGGCCAAGATCGCTGGCTGCCTCGTCGGCCTCGCCGGAACGATCGTGCTGGTCGGCCCCGGCCTGTCGGCCAGCGGCCAAGCCCCCTTCTGGGCGCTGCTGCTACCGGTGCTTGCCGCCATCTCCTACGGGTTCGCAGCCACCTACGGCAAGCGATTCAAGGACGTTCCGGCACCAGTCACCGCAGCCGGCCAGTTGACCGCGTCCTCGTTGATCACTTTGCCGCTGTCGCTGCTGGCCGATCGCCCCTGGACGCTCTCCTTGCCGCCGCTCGATATCCTGCTCGCCGTCCTGGCACTGGCGCTGGTGTCGACCGCCTTCGCCTACATTCTCTATTTTCGGATCATGGCGGCGGCAGGCGCCACCAACGCCTCACTTGTCACCCTGCTGGTGCCGCCAAGCGCGATCCTTCTCGGCGTGCTTTTCCTCGGAGAACGGCTGGCGGTTGGCGAATTCGCCGGCATGGCGCTGATCGGTTTCGGCCTTGTCATCCTCGATGGCCGCGCCTACCGCCTGCTGGTGAAAGCCGCCTGATAGCCGGTTGCGTATTCTCTATGTTTTCAACCGGTTGCCGAACCGCCATGTTTCAGGCGCATAGGTAAATTCTCAATCGCCCGATTTAACGCCGCGTTAAAATCTGTGAACAAAAATCAGATCAGAATTACGTCGTGATATCAATAGCTTGTGAAAAAGGGATTCGACTTATCCACCGGCCGCTTCGGCAGCGCAGCAT
This DNA window, taken from Rhizobium etli CFN 42, encodes the following:
- a CDS encoding DMT family transporter, encoding MDSRMSAWIWGLLLLLGLIWGGSFFFARIAVQHIPPLTLVFLRLLLAGLALHIYIAGRFDIYSTLKARWREFLILGLINNALPHALIFFGQTRIGAGLAAILNATTPIWTVLIANYLTSDEKLSSAKIAGCLVGLAGTIVLVGPGLSASGQAPFWALLLPVLAAISYGFAATYGKRFKDVPAPVTAAGQLTASSLITLPLSLLADRPWTLSLPPLDILLAVLALALVSTAFAYILYFRIMAAAGATNASLVTLLVPPSAILLGVLFLGERLAVGEFAGMALIGFGLVILDGRAYRLLVKAA
- a CDS encoding glycoside hydrolase family 25 protein, producing the protein MRRLLFCVLPLAILLAGCSSSGHDYLETASIKPKTRFQDTDPQDFGPKHPQQNAIHGIDISKWQGDIDWSTVRNSGVAFAFIKATEGKDRVDPRFDEYWREARAAGIPHAPYHFYYFCSSADEQADWFIRNVPKEAMRLPPVLDVEWNAESKTCRYRPAAETVRSEMQRFMDRLEAYYGKRPIIYTSVDFHRDNLAGYFQDYHFWVRSVAKHPEVTYSDRRWAFWQYTSTGVIPGIKGPTDINVFAGSAKNWNNWVAAVSKDRNS
- a CDS encoding lytic murein transglycosylase, whose translation is MHRSLTSRSALALLFALTFAGGAAAQQAPAASAPAAPCGGDLSAFLQGVKADAVAAGASAAAADEALAGAEIDPKVLSRDRAQGVFKQTFLEFSQRTVSQARLDIGRQKMKQYADVFARAEQEFGVPPGVITAFWAMETDFGAVQGDFNTRNALVTLSHDCRRPELFRPQLIALIEMVEHGDLDPATNTGAWAGEIGQVQMLPRDIIAFGMDGDGDGHIRLKQSGPDAILTAAKFIQHLGFERGQPWLQEVTVPDNLPWEKSGLGGTMKAGEWFALGVKPRDGNTGFGDLEGDLVLPQGRMGPAFIAYPNFKIYLEWNKSFIYTTSAAYFATRLSGAPTYLKGAPEQGLASDQMKTLQIKLQSLGHDVGEIDGILGSGTRIAIQKEQQRLGIPADGWATPALLNAL